GTAAGCTGGCTGATAGCTGGGGGAGGACCAAGGTAATAACGCTGAGCTTTTTTATCGAAGCTGTTGCAATCGGTAGTCTCATACTTGTTCGAAATCCGCTTTACCTCTTGCTTGTGTATGGGATATGGGTTGCTGTAGGCCAGCTCGACGCACCAGCTGAAGGGGCACTTCTGGCTGACCTTTCCCCTCAGGACAGGAGAGGCGCTGTAATGGGAGGGTTCGGCGGAATAACAACGCTTGCGGCGATACCTGCACCGACTCTTGGGGGAGGGCTTGTTACTGTCTTCCCGTCGCTCGTGGACGGCTATGGCCTGCCATTTTTGGTATCTTTTGTCGTTCTTCTCGCATCTGCAATAATGATCCTTTACTACAGAAACAAGGTCTATTCTGGATAAAAAAGCGTCCTCTGACATCATTTAAAGCGTAGCAGAAAGTTACAGTTTCTGTTCGACTGAAGAAATAAGAACAGGTTCATAAAGAAAATAGTTATGCTGGAACTCTACTGCATTGTTGTAATAACAAACCAAAATCTAAGCAGCCCCAATCTGCAACACCTTTCGCTGAACAAACTCATATCAAGCCCGTTGATTTATCAAAGTAAAGCTCTGTATACCCGCAGGCTGAACAGATGTATGCTGTGAACAGATAGCCTTTGCCACCGTATCCGAATTTACCGTACATGGATAGCTTCTCTTCTTTGAATTTTGAGCTTCCACATTTGACACAGCTAGAAGGAGGCATATATGCAAAATTAAGGAAGCCGGCTTATAAAAGTAACCGTTTCTCTAAACGTGTATTTTAGTGTACACGCCCAGATTCGGCGCGCTGGCAGCATCGGTCCAGCCTGCTCTCTCTGCATCAGGCCTGCTGGGAGTGTGCAGGTATTCACTCCTCATCTGCTGCCAGGAGGCACACGCACTCACGGCAAACGGTTGGCCGCAAAGGCGCATACCACGACAGAGTATAGCCAACGAGGCCAGCCTGTCTCTCTCTGTCATAGTCCACGCCACATTTAGAGCACCTGCTCACCGCCCACGCTGGGTGCTTCAGCCTTCCACCACCGCAGACGGGACACTTCGATGAGGTCCCACGTGGGCTCACGTAGATGGTGCGATTTCTAGATTTGTACTCCACCATCGACTGGTAGAGCCGGTAAGGCCACCTGTTAAGATACGTCCTCAGCTTCCTGCTCTTCTTCGCTCCCCTGCTAGTCCTCCTTATCCCCTTCAGGTCCTCGAAGATGAAGGATGCGCCGGGGTTCTCCCTCACCATCTTCGTAGAGAGTTTGTGGAGTGCATCTCTGACCCTGTCCCTCTGCCTCCCTCTAGTCTCCTTCAGCTTCCTCATTCTCTTCTGAGGATTCTTCAAGTGGAGCTGTAACGCCCTCCTTCTCCTTGAGAAGTCATTCTGTATCCGGACGATATGACTGAGAGGCTCTGTCTTCACCGCTTCGAGGGCAGAAGGCCTCCCATCCCTGGGAGCAGACATGGTAGAATCAACGCTCTTGAAGTTCAGGTCCTGTGCCACGAATTTCTTCCCGAGAGGCTTGTTCTTCATTTCTTCCCCGACCACGAACGTCAGGCAGACCTTCCTGTCTGTGATGAGCAGCTCTGCTACTCTCCCCTTCGAGTACTCCCCATAATGCTTGTTGGTGGCGTTGACAGGGAGCCAGACATACCTGTTTGGCTGGAGTGTTATCCTGACCTGCCCGTCGATGATCCTGAACAGCTCTGAATCTATCCTCATCGCCAGCTTCTTCACTTGGGGTATCCTCAACTCACCTTGGTTGTTCTTCCTGTAGGACCTCAGCATAGCTACTGCAGCCCTGCAGACAGGGTTGACGTGGTGTCTGGCGTATCCGTACCTGGAGTAGAACCAGTCACGAACCTCCCTCCTCAGCTGGATGGGAGACGGGATCCTGCGTTTCTCGTTTGCGATAGCATCTCTGTATGCCACCTGTAGAGCATACCTGACCGCTTCCTGCATGTCTGTGAGGTACCGTAGTATTTCGCATGGCTGCTCCTGTCGCCAGACGATAGTCCTCTTATCTCCAGTAGACTTCCATGGGTGGCTCACGGAGATAGCATCAACTCCTTGATGCTCTGCAGTAGTCTCTTTATCTTGTGGCTCCTCATCTCATAGAGCTTGGCAGAGAAGGACGTGATGATTGCGATCATATCACGCACCTGCTCCTCCTGTAGAGACATGACCTCTCTGCTATTAAAGACCACTATCTCTTTACCATACTTGGCTCACAACCATTACGGGAGGTCGAACCCGAACATAGCTAGCCTATCCTCATAGGTAACTTAAATCCTGGAGACCCTCCTGTCGAGCATGTCTTTGAGCAGCCTGAGCAAGCCTTTCCTCCTGAAGTTCAACCCAGACTTGACATTTGAGTAGACCTACTCTCCTGCAGTCTTGCTCTTCAACACCTCGATCTGTTTATCCAAATCTGACTTCTGGTTATGCGAAGAAACTCTTGCATAGATGGTCTCCTTCCGTCTCTCTGCGATGTTCATGACACGCCTGATCTCCGATTCAGGCACCCTCCTCCTTCCAGTCGAAAGCCTGATGCATCTGGTCTTTCCTTCTCTCTGTCCCAGACCTGTATTGTAATAGTCGTC
This is a stretch of genomic DNA from Conexivisphaerales archaeon. It encodes these proteins:
- a CDS encoding zinc ribbon domain-containing protein gives rise to the protein MPPSSCVKCGSSKFKEEKLSMYGKFGYGGKGYLFTAYICSACGYTELYFDKSTGLI
- a CDS encoding transposase produces the protein MSHPWKSTGDKRTIVWRQEQPCEILRYLTDMQEAVRYALQVAYRDAIANEKRRIPSPIQLRREVRDWFYSRYGYARHHVNPVCRAAVAMLRSYRKNNQGELRIPQVKKLAMRIDSELFRIIDGQVRITLQPNRYVWLPVNATNKHYGEYSKGRVAELLITDRKVCLTFVVGEEMKNKPLGKKFVAQDLNFKSVDSTMSAPRDGRPSALEAVKTEPLSHIVRIQNDFSRRRRALQLHLKNPQKRMRKLKETRGRQRDRVRDALHKLSTKMVRENPGASFIFEDLKGIRRTSRGAKKSRKLRTYLNRWPYRLYQSMVEYKSRNRTIYVSPRGTSSKCPVCGGGRLKHPAWAVSRCSKCGVDYDRERQAGLVGYTLSWYAPLRPTVCRECVCLLAADEE